The following are encoded together in the Populus trichocarpa isolate Nisqually-1 chromosome 5, P.trichocarpa_v4.1, whole genome shotgun sequence genome:
- the LOC18099624 gene encoding sterol 3-beta-glucosyltransferase UGT80B1 isoform X1 → MVNNRFDHPLKHSEEEGRGSNYHLNKSFDQTSGGDESVTVAYVSSEEQSEAGSSQEAEKQKTKSGKQPLALEIFKSKNLIFPPPRRGLNLCINAPVDDHSHQLFDDDDNNITFYRSKTENRASRYELKLNRLSEREKKKLIIELVKIQNDGTVEVDIDENAPVASELLELHSVEGASFYVNDSISCSKKSIPRLKIAMLVVGTRGDVQPFLAIAERLQEFGHHVRLATHANFSSFVRSAGVDFYPLGGDPRVLAEYMARNKGFIPSAPGEISTQRKQLKAIIESLLAACTEPDMETGVPFKAQAIIANPPAYGHVHVAEALHIPIHIFFTMPWTPTYEFPHPLARVPQSAGYWLSYIVVDLLIWWGMRGYINEFRKRKLKLPPIAYFSTYHGSISHLPTGYMWSSHLVPKPSDWGPLVDVVGYCLLNLGSKYEPKEEFLQWIQKGTEPIYIGFGSMPLEDPKNTMDIILEALKDTGQRGIVDQGWGDLGNFMEVPDSVFLLKDCPHDWLFPQCAAVVHHGGAGTTAMGLRAGCPTTIVPFFGDQFFWGDRVHKKGLGPAPIPIARLSAESLSNAIRFMREPEVKSRAVELAKLIENEDGVGAAVDAFHRHLPPELPLPASSSEDNEQPNPLQWFFIQIEKWCCLSCS, encoded by the exons ATGGTTAATAATAGATTTGATCATCCATTAAAGCATTCAGAAGAGGAAGGACGGGGCAGCAACTATCATCTGAATAAGAGTTTTGATCAGACCAGTGGAGGTGATGAATCAGTGACAGTTGCTTACGTATCTTCGGAGGAACAATCTGAAGCAGGTTCTTCTCAGGAAGCAGAGAAGCAGAAGACAAAGTCAGGGAAGCAGCCATTAGCTCTAGagattttcaaatcaaaaaatttgatttttcctcCACCTCGAAGAG GCTTGAATCTGTGCATCAATGCTCCTGTTGACGATCACAGTCATCAGctgtttgatgatgatgataataatattacatTCTACAGATCCAAGACGGAGAACAGGGCTTCAAGGTATGAGCTAAAATTGAATAGACTGTCAGAGCGTGAAAAG AAGAAACTAATCATAGAGCTAGTCAAGATACAAAACGACGGAACAGTTGAGGTTGATATAGATGAAAATGCTCCTGTTGCTTCAGAGTTGTTAGAGCTTCACTCAGTTGAAGGGGCGTCCTTTTATGTCAATGATAGCATTTCTTGTTCTAAGAAATCAATTCCAAGATTGAAAATTGCTATGCTAGTGGTTGGGACAAGAGGAGATGTCCAGCCCTTTCTAGCTATTGCAGAAAGACTTCAG GAATTTGGTCATCATGTTAGGCTGGCAACTCATGCTAACTTCAGCAGTTTTGTAAGATCAGCTGGTGTAGATTTTTATCCTTTGGGCGGTGATCCTCGGGTATTGGCAGAAT ATATGGCGAGAAACAAAGGTTTCATCCCATCTGCACCAGGAGAAATATCCACACAGAGGAAGCAACTGAAGGCCATTATTGAATCTCTTCTTGCAGCATGCACAGAACCAGATATGGAAACTGGCGTGCCTTTCAAAGCCCAGGCAATTATTGCAAACCCTCCAGCATATG GACATGTACATGTTGCTGAAGCTCTTCATATACCAATTCACATTTTCTTCACAATGCCTTGGAC GCCAACATATGAATTTCCTCATCCTTTAGCACGTGTACCTCAAAGTGCTGGTTATTGG CTTTCATACATAGTTGTGGATTTACTGATATGGTGGGGAATGAGAGGCTATATAAATGAATTCCGGAAAAGAAAGTTGAAGCTTCCACCGATCGCGTACTTCAGTACGTACCATGGATCAATATCTCATCTGCCAACAGGTTATATGTGGAGTTCCCATCTTGTGCCAAAGCCAAGTG ACTGGGGGCCTTTAGTCGATGTTGTTGGTTATTGTTTGTTAAATCTTGGATCAAAATATGAACCTAAAGAAGAGTTCCTGCAATGGATTCAGAAAGGAACTGAACCCATATATATTGGATTCGGGAGCATG CCTCTTGAAGATCCCAAGAATACTATGGACATAATACTGGAGGCTTTGAAAGATACTGGACAAAGAGGAATAGTTGATCAAGGTTGGGGAGATCTTGGAAATT TTATGGAAGTACCCGACAGTGTCTTCCTTTTGAAGGATTGCCCTCATGATTGGTTGTTTCCTCAATGTGCTGCTGTG GTTCATCATGGTGGTGCCGGAACCACGGCAATGGGACTAAGAGCTGGG TGCCCGACAACTATAGTGCCATTCTTTGGCGATCAGTTCTTCTGGGGTGATCGGGTGCATAAAAAAGGACTAGGACCTGCACCGATACCAATAGCTAGGCTCAGTGCTGAGAGCCTTTCAAATGCAATAAGATTCATGCGAGAGCCTGAG GTGAAATCTCGAGCTGTGGAATTGGCTAAGTTGATAGAAAATGAAGATGGTGTTGGAGCTGCAGTTGATGCATTTCACCGACATTTGCCTCCCGAGCTACCCTTGCCTGCCTCATCTTCAGAGGACAATGAACAGCCGAACCCCCTGCAATGGTTTTTTATCCAAATTGAAAAGTGGTGCTGCCTATCCTGTTCATAA
- the LOC7469227 gene encoding thioredoxin Y1, chloroplastic, with protein MAISSLSASTIPSLNTRNSTSNYSSKLSSFSSLQFPAQLHRLQFRNRGVSSHSRQRNLPLVAAKKQTFSTFDELLQNSDKPVFVDFYATWCGPCQFMAPILDEVGAVLKDTVQVVKIDTEKYPSIADKYKIEALPTFIIFKDAEPYDRFEGALTKDQLIQRIESSLNVKQ; from the exons ATGGCGATTTCTTCTCTTTCAGCGTCAACAATTCCTTCATTGAATACTCGCAACTCCACTTCTAATTACTCTTCCAAATTATCTTCGTTTTCTTCTCTCCAGTTTCCAGCACAGCTTCATCGACTTCAGTTTCGGAACAGAGGGGTTTCCTCCCACTCCAGGCAGCGAAATTTGCCCCTG GTTGCAGCAAAGAAGCAAACTTTTTCCACCTTTGATGAGTTGCTACAGAATTCTGACAAACCCGTGTTCGTTGACTTTTATGCAACCTG GTGTGGTCCTTGTCAATTTATGGCTCCAATTCTCGATGAAGTCGGTGCTGTGCTGAAAGACACGGTTCAGGTGGTGAAAATCGACACTGAGAAATATCCCAGCATTGCTGATAAATACAAAATAGAGGCCTTGCCGACTTTTATCATATTCAAGGATGCAGAGCCATATGATCGTTTT GAGGGTGCTTTGACTAAAGATCAGCTCATCCAACGCATTGAAAGTTCACTGAATGTCAAGCAATAG
- the LOC18099624 gene encoding sterol 3-beta-glucosyltransferase UGT80B1 isoform X3 translates to MLVVGTRGDVQPFLAIAERLQEFGHHVRLATHANFSSFVRSAGVDFYPLGGDPRVLAEYMARNKGFIPSAPGEISTQRKQLKAIIESLLAACTEPDMETGVPFKAQAIIANPPAYGHVHVAEALHIPIHIFFTMPWTPTYEFPHPLARVPQSAGYWLSYIVVDLLIWWGMRGYINEFRKRKLKLPPIAYFSTYHGSISHLPTGYMWSSHLVPKPSDWGPLVDVVGYCLLNLGSKYEPKEEFLQWIQKGTEPIYIGFGSMPLEDPKNTMDIILEALKDTGQRGIVDQGWGDLGNFMEVPDSVFLLKDCPHDWLFPQCAAVVHHGGAGTTAMGLRAGCPTTIVPFFGDQFFWGDRVHKKGLGPAPIPIARLSAESLSNAIRFMREPEVKSRAVELAKLIENEDGVGAAVDAFHRHLPPELPLPASSSEDNEQPNPLQWFFIQIEKWCCLSCS, encoded by the exons ATGCTAGTGGTTGGGACAAGAGGAGATGTCCAGCCCTTTCTAGCTATTGCAGAAAGACTTCAG GAATTTGGTCATCATGTTAGGCTGGCAACTCATGCTAACTTCAGCAGTTTTGTAAGATCAGCTGGTGTAGATTTTTATCCTTTGGGCGGTGATCCTCGGGTATTGGCAGAAT ATATGGCGAGAAACAAAGGTTTCATCCCATCTGCACCAGGAGAAATATCCACACAGAGGAAGCAACTGAAGGCCATTATTGAATCTCTTCTTGCAGCATGCACAGAACCAGATATGGAAACTGGCGTGCCTTTCAAAGCCCAGGCAATTATTGCAAACCCTCCAGCATATG GACATGTACATGTTGCTGAAGCTCTTCATATACCAATTCACATTTTCTTCACAATGCCTTGGAC GCCAACATATGAATTTCCTCATCCTTTAGCACGTGTACCTCAAAGTGCTGGTTATTGG CTTTCATACATAGTTGTGGATTTACTGATATGGTGGGGAATGAGAGGCTATATAAATGAATTCCGGAAAAGAAAGTTGAAGCTTCCACCGATCGCGTACTTCAGTACGTACCATGGATCAATATCTCATCTGCCAACAGGTTATATGTGGAGTTCCCATCTTGTGCCAAAGCCAAGTG ACTGGGGGCCTTTAGTCGATGTTGTTGGTTATTGTTTGTTAAATCTTGGATCAAAATATGAACCTAAAGAAGAGTTCCTGCAATGGATTCAGAAAGGAACTGAACCCATATATATTGGATTCGGGAGCATG CCTCTTGAAGATCCCAAGAATACTATGGACATAATACTGGAGGCTTTGAAAGATACTGGACAAAGAGGAATAGTTGATCAAGGTTGGGGAGATCTTGGAAATT TTATGGAAGTACCCGACAGTGTCTTCCTTTTGAAGGATTGCCCTCATGATTGGTTGTTTCCTCAATGTGCTGCTGTG GTTCATCATGGTGGTGCCGGAACCACGGCAATGGGACTAAGAGCTGGG TGCCCGACAACTATAGTGCCATTCTTTGGCGATCAGTTCTTCTGGGGTGATCGGGTGCATAAAAAAGGACTAGGACCTGCACCGATACCAATAGCTAGGCTCAGTGCTGAGAGCCTTTCAAATGCAATAAGATTCATGCGAGAGCCTGAG GTGAAATCTCGAGCTGTGGAATTGGCTAAGTTGATAGAAAATGAAGATGGTGTTGGAGCTGCAGTTGATGCATTTCACCGACATTTGCCTCCCGAGCTACCCTTGCCTGCCTCATCTTCAGAGGACAATGAACAGCCGAACCCCCTGCAATGGTTTTTTATCCAAATTGAAAAGTGGTGCTGCCTATCCTGTTCATAA
- the LOC7492471 gene encoding protein PHLOEM UNLOADING MODULATOR, which translates to MRRWVSPPKTTAGLGLAAISYVVVDYLRHLSPTWHERLQPALWSILALIAVSRVPFYKHWSSEFRAAIPFVASMLFMLTCLLFEALSVRFVTAVLGLDWHSDTSPLPDTGQWLLLSLNEKLPETLVEILRARIIGLHHFLMLFMMLAFSVLFDSVEAPGLGLGARYMFTMAIGRLLRAITFVSTILPSARPWCAAARFRVPPYPHHWAQKYYVPYASDANAIRQIINQDIAYADTGEYLGDYQPDWGSMNFLINFLRPTPAEGASWYSLLKKAGGGCNDLLYSGHMLVAVLTAMAWTEAYGGCSSAFIWLLVMHSAQREIRERHHYTVDCVVAIYVGILLWKMTGFIWPAKDSMRSRRLAKLERIQGRLIQAAKDSDMDEVRELLKEVELGTQESQNKGHSKHLWLFSCATIFSALTIVLLAFTWTSDG; encoded by the exons ATGAGGCGGTGGGTCTCACCGCCTAAAACCACCGCCGGTTTAGGGCTGGCGGCAATTTCTTATGTAGTGGTGGACTATTTGCGCCACCTTTCCCCAACTTGGCACGAGCGTCTCCAGCCAGCATTATGGTCAATACTCGCTCTCATCGCCGTCTCACGTGTCCCTTTCTACAAGCACTGGTCGTCTGAGTTTAGAGCTGCCATTCCCTTTGTTGCTTCTATGCTGTTTATGCTCACTTGCCTTCTTTTCGAGGCTCTCTCTGTGCGCTTTGTCACTGCTGTTCTCGGTCTTGATTGGCACAG TGATACATCTCCTCTACCTGACACCGGCCAGTGGTTGCTCCTTTCACTGAATGAAAAGCTTCCAGAGACATTGGTTGAGATTCTAAGAGCCCGTATTATTGGACTGCATCATTTCCTGATGTTGTTTATGATGCTGGCTTTCTCCGTGCTATTTGACTCCGTAGAAGCTCCTGGACTTGGTCTTGGTGCAAGATACATGTTCACTATGGCAATTGGCCGTCTTCTTCGGGCTATAACTTTTGTATCTACAATTCTACCATCAGCCCGGCCTTGGTGTGCTGCAGCTCGGTTTAGAGTCCCTCCATACCCTCATCACTGGGCTCAGAAATATTATGTTCCTTATGCTTCAGATGCAAATGCTATTCGTCAGATAATAAATCAGGATATAGCTTATG CTGATACTGGGGAATACCTCGGTGATTACCAGCCAGATTGGGGTTCCATGAACTTCCTCATAAATTTCTTACGACCCACGCCTGCAGAAGGAGCATCATGGTATAGTCTTCTGAAGAAAGCTGGAGGTGGCTGCAATGACCTCCTATACAGCGGCCATATGCTTGTTGCCGTGCTGACAGCTATGGCTTGGACG GAAGCTTATGGAGGCTGTAGCTCAGCTTTCATATGGCTGCTTGTGATGCACAGTGCCCAGAGAGAAATTCGGGAACGCCACCATTACACAGTAGACTGTGTGGTGGCCATTTATGTAGGCATCCTTCTCTGGAAGATGACTGGTTTTATCTGGCCAGCCAAGGATTCAATGAGAAGTAGAAGACTTGCAAAACTTGAGAGAATTCAAGGTAGACTAATCCAAGCAGCAAAAGACTCGGACATGGACGAAGTGAGGGAGCTTCTCAAGGAGGTTGAGTTGGGCACTCAGGAGAGCCAGAACAAAGGCCACAGTAAGCATTTGTGGTTGTTTTCTTGTGCGACCATTTTCTCTGCACTAACAATTGTCCTTCTAGCCTTCACATGGACAAGCGACGGTTGA
- the LOC18099624 gene encoding sterol 3-beta-glucosyltransferase UGT80B1 isoform X2: MVNNRFDHPLKHSEEEGRGSNYHLNKSFDQTSGGDESVTVAYVSSEEQSEAGSSQEAEKQKTKSGKQPLALEIFKSKNLIFPPPRRGLNLCINAPVDDHSHQLFDDDDNNITFYRSKTENRASRYELKLNRLSEREKKKLIIELVKIQNDGTVEVDIDENAPVASELLELHSVEGASFYVNDSISCSKKSIPRLKIAMLVVGTRGDVQPFLAIAERLQEFGHHVRLATHANFSSFVRSAGVDFYPLGGDPRVLAEYMARNKGFIPSAPGEISTQRKQLKAIIESLLAACTEPDMETGVPFKAQAIIANPPAYGHVHVAEALHIPIHIFFTMPWTPTYEFPHPLARVPQSAGYWLSYIVVDLLIWWGMRGYINEFRKRKLKLPPIAYFSTYHGSISHLPTGYMWSSHLVPKPSDWGPLVDVVGYCLLNLGSKYEPKEEFLQWIQKGTEPIYIGFGSMPLEDPKNTMDIILEALKDTGQRGIVDQGWGDLGNFMEVPDSVFLLKDCPHDWLFPQCAAVVHHGGAGTTAMGLRAGCPTTIVPFFGDQFFWGDRVHKKGLGPAPIPIARLSAESLSNAIRFMREPEVIAMCCAWKSRFI; this comes from the exons ATGGTTAATAATAGATTTGATCATCCATTAAAGCATTCAGAAGAGGAAGGACGGGGCAGCAACTATCATCTGAATAAGAGTTTTGATCAGACCAGTGGAGGTGATGAATCAGTGACAGTTGCTTACGTATCTTCGGAGGAACAATCTGAAGCAGGTTCTTCTCAGGAAGCAGAGAAGCAGAAGACAAAGTCAGGGAAGCAGCCATTAGCTCTAGagattttcaaatcaaaaaatttgatttttcctcCACCTCGAAGAG GCTTGAATCTGTGCATCAATGCTCCTGTTGACGATCACAGTCATCAGctgtttgatgatgatgataataatattacatTCTACAGATCCAAGACGGAGAACAGGGCTTCAAGGTATGAGCTAAAATTGAATAGACTGTCAGAGCGTGAAAAG AAGAAACTAATCATAGAGCTAGTCAAGATACAAAACGACGGAACAGTTGAGGTTGATATAGATGAAAATGCTCCTGTTGCTTCAGAGTTGTTAGAGCTTCACTCAGTTGAAGGGGCGTCCTTTTATGTCAATGATAGCATTTCTTGTTCTAAGAAATCAATTCCAAGATTGAAAATTGCTATGCTAGTGGTTGGGACAAGAGGAGATGTCCAGCCCTTTCTAGCTATTGCAGAAAGACTTCAG GAATTTGGTCATCATGTTAGGCTGGCAACTCATGCTAACTTCAGCAGTTTTGTAAGATCAGCTGGTGTAGATTTTTATCCTTTGGGCGGTGATCCTCGGGTATTGGCAGAAT ATATGGCGAGAAACAAAGGTTTCATCCCATCTGCACCAGGAGAAATATCCACACAGAGGAAGCAACTGAAGGCCATTATTGAATCTCTTCTTGCAGCATGCACAGAACCAGATATGGAAACTGGCGTGCCTTTCAAAGCCCAGGCAATTATTGCAAACCCTCCAGCATATG GACATGTACATGTTGCTGAAGCTCTTCATATACCAATTCACATTTTCTTCACAATGCCTTGGAC GCCAACATATGAATTTCCTCATCCTTTAGCACGTGTACCTCAAAGTGCTGGTTATTGG CTTTCATACATAGTTGTGGATTTACTGATATGGTGGGGAATGAGAGGCTATATAAATGAATTCCGGAAAAGAAAGTTGAAGCTTCCACCGATCGCGTACTTCAGTACGTACCATGGATCAATATCTCATCTGCCAACAGGTTATATGTGGAGTTCCCATCTTGTGCCAAAGCCAAGTG ACTGGGGGCCTTTAGTCGATGTTGTTGGTTATTGTTTGTTAAATCTTGGATCAAAATATGAACCTAAAGAAGAGTTCCTGCAATGGATTCAGAAAGGAACTGAACCCATATATATTGGATTCGGGAGCATG CCTCTTGAAGATCCCAAGAATACTATGGACATAATACTGGAGGCTTTGAAAGATACTGGACAAAGAGGAATAGTTGATCAAGGTTGGGGAGATCTTGGAAATT TTATGGAAGTACCCGACAGTGTCTTCCTTTTGAAGGATTGCCCTCATGATTGGTTGTTTCCTCAATGTGCTGCTGTG GTTCATCATGGTGGTGCCGGAACCACGGCAATGGGACTAAGAGCTGGG TGCCCGACAACTATAGTGCCATTCTTTGGCGATCAGTTCTTCTGGGGTGATCGGGTGCATAAAAAAGGACTAGGACCTGCACCGATACCAATAGCTAGGCTCAGTGCTGAGAGCCTTTCAAATGCAATAAGATTCATGCGAGAGCCTGAGGTAATTGCAATGTGCTGTGCATGGAAGAGTCGATTCATATAA
- the LOC7469226 gene encoding citrate-binding protein yields the protein MERSYSHLLLFLALVSLKSFNLLCSAADPTDGFTPVPLTEANFVLQKPYNVPLNERYSYEDGIRHLWVYATDKPHDPSSNTQPRTEVRITGLDYSSGVWQFEGYGFVPNGTSGVTVAQIHGASHGATTLIIRIYDGNMRYYSGDLVATDLYDKWFRLNIIHDVDGGRLTVFIDGEERYSTHDQGPGDLYFKCGVYAAPRNISYYMESRWRDIKIYKK from the exons ATGGAAAGATCTTACTCTCATCTGCTTCTCTTTTTGGCCCTTGTCTCATTAAAAAGCTTCAATCTTCTATGCAGTGCTGCTGATCCTACAGATGGTTTCACCCCTGTGCCATTAACAGAAGCAAATTTTGTGCTGCAGAAGCCATATAACGTACCGCTAAATGAGCGATACAGCTATGAAGATGGAATACGCCATTTGTGGGTCTATGCTACAGATAAGCCACATGACCCCAGTAGCAACACCCAACCAAGAACTGAAGTTCGCATTACA GGTCTTGACTATTCATCAGGAGTGTGGCAATTTGAAGGCTATGGTTTTGTGCCAAATGGAACATCAGGTGTGACAGTAGCACAGATACATGGTGCGTCTCATGGAGCAACCACTTTGATAATAAGGATCTACGATGGCAACATGAGGTACTATAGTGGAGACTTGGTGGCTACTGATCTTTATGACAAGTGGTTCAGGCTAAATATAATCCATGATGTGGATGGAGGTAGGCTAACTGTATTCATTGATGGTGAAGAGAGATATTCAACCCACGATCAAGGGCCTGGCGATCTGTACTTCAAATGTGGAGTCTATGCTGCGCCTCGCAATATAAGCTATTACATGGAATCAAGGTGGAGagacatcaaaatatataagaagTGA